In the genome of Arachis stenosperma cultivar V10309 chromosome 2, arast.V10309.gnm1.PFL2, whole genome shotgun sequence, the window TGGCATACGCTAATTTTTGAAAGAGCCCTTCTTAATTGGAGTGGCTCTGCAACCTAGTTAAAATATTTGTACCAATAATGCTCAGTTTCTTATGCGTTGGCAGATTATAATTAAAACcatgtaaaataaatatatactcTATAACATGATATTTTCAATGCTCATGGTTGGTTTACCAATTTAACATAATTGaaacaaaaatttgttttcattattttactTGAGATCTTTTTGCTTAGATAGCTTCTTTTAACAATACTTGAAATCAAAAGTTTGCAGTCTCTGAAATATAATTACATTTTTAACACAATCTTTTATAATTACATTTTTAACACAATCTTTTAAGAGCCTTTATTTGTAAAAAAAGAGCCTTTATTTGTAGAGAAAGTTTTGTCAATACTCAAGGTCTAGGCTCTAGAGTATATTTCActtgtttatgttttgtttctCACCATAAAAATGCTTTGCTTGGATAGCATACTTTGGTATATTCTATCTAGGTTATTTATGACGATGGGATGTACCAATTGATGATATGGCACAAAGATACATCAGTATTGACTACGAAAACACCAAACAAACAATTTATTTAAAAGAGTGCTAGGAGCCAGCAAGTTTTGTATTTTGTAGCCATCAATTAGTCATTGATGATTTCAATGGTGTGAAATTTCATTTAAGAGTGGGAGATCACTCACTTTACTTTTACTGGTTAAGTACGAGCTAGATTTCAATAAAATTACTATCATCTAgaccttttcttttttattatagtACACCACTCACAATTCCCAAAGAGAAGGTGAGGGACACAAACCAAAATCCAATTGTAACTAGAACTAGAACAAATAACTCCCAAATCTAATCAAATCACCGTAATATATACAAGAGCCCAAGTTAAAGATGTCACCCATAATGCTCTATCATCCACAATTTTCTTTGGCTCCTGTCTTTTTGTccaattcaaataaaattgtGCTATCTCTATCAGCATCTCCAACATTAAGCAGACATTTCTTTTGGAACCTAAATTATGTGATGAACCTTGAATAAATTAACTTATTTTGCTTCGATACAGAATGTAAATTCAAAGAAGAGTTTCTTCTACTAATTTTGTGAAAATGTCATTCACCGAAGAAATAGAAGAAACTAGGAAATGTGAACTATTTTAGTGGTAATAAATCAAGAGGGTAGCTTGAAAGCAATGATTGTAAGGATGTTACACTATCAACATGCAATTTCATGCTGCTGCTTCAAAGCATGCTAATTAAATTGTTAAGTAAATTTTGCAGAAGGATACCCCCGGTCCCCATCATTGAGTCACGAATTCAGTGTTTTAGATTCTTTTTAAATTGGGAATTTTATCTAACCACAAACCGGTTCTATCTCATGTTGATGACCATGAATAAGTGAATGAATGTTTTGTCACTTGGAGACCACATCTGAGAAATTTCTTATGGTTCCGACACGACAACTAATATAAAAGCTAGAGCATGCCATGTCTCCAAACCACGCAGCCACGCGTTGTGTACAGAGCAAACTATTCTTTCGCTTTTTACTAAAGAATACCGTGTACACGATGTATTAAGTGGCATATGCCAATTTTTTAAGAGCCTTCCCTAAAAGGAGTGGCTCAATAATAAAAGTTGAAAATCTTGTTCCTAAAATATGGgtagttttatatttttcgtTTTTGACTAAAATTTCTTTAATTTGCGCATGTTCAAATGTTTTaaaaagattattattattattattatgcatCTACTTGATCAAAGATATTGCCCTTTTTATTTCCCATTTCCTTCTCATCGTTCGGGTATTTATGTTATGTTTAAAACTTCAGATGATAAGAACAAATGATTTCAAAGTTAACTGCACCAAGAAGTTTGGGTGATTACTCTTTGCAATTACTCAAAAAAGGACTTCATCAActttaaaaaagttaataagAATTTAGGACTAAAAGTCTTGGCAGATATCTACTAGACATGCAAGATTCAGATTATTTTCACTTCTCTTAGGAAATACTAACGCCACTTAGAAATTTATTAACATAAATGTATTTTGGAGGCTGATAGTTAAATATTCAATTTTATCTGGAATTCTAATATAAATCATTTCCTCTCTTTAAGATGCAGAAAACATGTTCagattataacaaaaaaattattcctTGAGTGATATTTATTCACAATAAAGGTAAATAGAACTAATCCTTTGTCTATAATGATATTTACacattatttaaatatttagagATCAATTTATACTAATTAACTAGAGATTTTAGGTATGCATATGGTGAATCCAATGAATGTGACAACATCATTGATAATGTATGAAAAGTGAATGTAAAAGTACATGTAAATAGCTAAATATCTTTGTTTGTTAAGGTGCAACACCAAAAGGTTTAGCTTGGGTTTTGACATGACAGCTTATATAAGAGCTAGAgtatgctttaatcacaaacaACGCAGCCAGTGTGCACAGAGCGAACTATTCTTTTGCCTTTTACTAAAGAATCGTGTGCACGttgcattttttttaaagagCCTCTCCCCTTTGGGACTGGCCCTTCAGTTAAGTGAAATTCTTGTTTGATGTGTTACTATTTTTTCAATATCTAAATTTAATTTCCTGATTAGTGTACTTTCTAGTAGAACTAAGTTAGTCAGAGTAGTTTTTCATTCCTTCTTTTTGTAATAGCTTAAATAGTCTCTTTTGGCATATTATTTCATCTCTTTATGATATGGGTTTTGCTAACCAGGTTAAAAATACCACATTGActacattaaaaatttaaaaaaaatttattattatattattaaaaattttaaattctctatTATTATACTCTTAGTATGATATTAGCTAAATTCTCATGATATTGCAAAAATAAACAAGTGCACAGAGTCATAAACGAACATTTTATATATGCAAGATATGTCCTTATTCTTGGAGCCACTTCTCAATGAAGTTCCTGCTTCATTCAGTTGTTTGCACTTTGCACTAATTGGATACAATAGATGTTCAATTTACACAAGAAAGTAGTGACTGTTATTCTATCTTCATTCTACATACAATTGCAGCCGATTGATATACAACATGTTAAATTTCAAGCTGAACAAATTTTCAGATGATTGGCCATTTCTCTAAATCTTGAATGTAGTGTTTCAGTTTCAAAACGGTGCACAATGTTGATGTTCTGGATGAAAGAAGCATTGAAGTTCTACTTCTAATTGTAAAAAGCTAGGGTGGGACATTTTATGTCACAAGAATCAGTTCAAGATAACATGTACAACCATGAATAAGTGAATATCTTTGTCGTTTGGAGTCCTACATCGGAGACATCACAAATGTTTTGGACATGACAGCCAGTATAAAATCCACTAAATACATCATTCTTAGAGCACGCAGCTACGCACTGTGCACAGAGCGAACTATTCTTTCGCCTTTTACTAAAGAATACCGTGTGTACATTGCATAGAGTGGCATACGCCAATTTTTTAAGGgtcttttcctttatttggaaattgatcCACAATTAAGTTTAATTCTTATTACTTTATTGGCAGGTGTTTGAGGTCATCAATTGGTGAATTGAAATTTCAAAGAAAGACAAAGACAATGGTAGTTTGGAATCAGAGAGCTCTTAAACCACTTCTTGCATTGATGGTCTCAACTTTGGATTGGAATTCAAGCATGCCAATGCTATTGTTGCCACTAAAACTATCTCTTTTGCATCTCTTTGAAGCATAGGAAGACGAAGGCGAGAGTCCAAGAGATCCTTCAACATGTTTTGAATACAAGAGCTTGATAAAGATGGTGATAGTATCGCTTCTGGGTGCCTTCCCATCAATGTCTCCAACGCCACCACTCCAAAACTATAAACGTCTCATTTTTCGGTCACACTCAGAGTGTAGGCAAGCTCTACAAAAGGCCAAGATGTTAAAAAcgaaacagaaaatgaaaacacAAACTAATATTAGAATTCATATTGTTTGGTTAAGTTCACACGTGCAATTTCAAAGACCAAATTAAATGTTTACTCTTTAAGAAAAACTTTACCTGGGGCAATATAGCCGCGTGTACCAACTAGCAATGTTTGATTTGAAGAATCAGGATAAGAAGTCTAGTAGTGCCAAAATCCGAAACAAAAGCCTCCAAGTTTGAGTTCAACAAAACATTGTTACATGTTACATCTCTATGAACAATTGGTGGCTTACAATCATGATGCATGTAACACAAAGCATTTGCTATTCCTTTAATGATATTCATAGATCAGAAACATGTACCTGTTCTGAAGACAATAGCCATAAAGCTTGACAATGTTTCTATGCTGGATTCGCGATAACATCATAAACTCATTGAGGAAACTCTTGTCAAATGAAGGGTTCTGAGATTCCTTTTGTCGAAGTTTCTTCAATGCAACAGTTCTACCACTTGGCAAATTTGCTTGGTAAACACTACCATATGCACCAGTTCGAATGCAGTATCTAATATCAAAGTCTTGTGTTGCATCAATTATGTCCTCAAATGCAATTTTTCCATCATAGTTCCATATAGAGAACAAGTCTCCATTCTTTGTAGAAACTCTTTCAACTTTTGTCTTAGCCACATGTTTGGTAAAACACAAGGTGGCAAGAAATAGTAAGAGAATGAATCCAATGATGGAAAGAGCAATTACAATTGTGTGCTTTGCTTTATTTGATGATGTGACTTTCTTTGTTGGACAGAGTGGCATGATGAAAAATTTAGAGAGCCACATCCAATGAATGAGTCTTTTTGGAAAGAACAATAATCTAGGAGCTTGTCATGATGATCTTGTGAAAAGTCAAAGGAATTATATGACAGGTTAATGAACCTTAGAGCAGCAAGTTCCTTGTTCAATTTGCCTGTAAAATTATTGTAACTAAGATCCAAACTCTCTAGCTGTGAAGCTAATCCATGAATAGATGGAAGCTCACCACTGAAAAATTATGGCTAAGGTCAACATTGGTAGCACAACCAATTTTGAAAGTAATGCTTCCATGTAACATGTTGTGGTATAAATCTATTGTTGCATTAAGAGCACAATAAGGAAAAAGAGTTGGTATAGGACCTTTCAAGTGGTTGTGAGAGAGGTCTATGTATGAGAGGCTTATGGCTTTGGCAATACTTGATGGTAGTGAGCCACCTAATTTATTTGATGAGAGGTCCAAAGAAGACATTTTGTCCAATTGAAAAAGTTGTGGTGGTATTGAACCATTTATTAGGTTGTTTTCTATGTGCAAAACTTACAAAGAAGATAAACATCCTATTTTCAAAAGGGATTAGATTTGTGAGTAAATTATTTGAGagatttaatattttcaaatgcATTAGATTGCATAATTTTGTTGGTATGGGATCTTCAATTCTATTTGAATGAAGAAAGAGTTGGGTCAAATTCTCTAATTGACTCAAAGTGGAAGGAATTATACCAAAGAGCAATTTTTAGATAGAGATAATCACTCTAGACAACTTAAATTTCCTATCTTTTGTGGTATGGAACCTCTAATTCTATTTGAATTGAGGTTGAGATTGATCAATGCTCCGATCTAGAGAAAAAAGAAGGGATCGAACCAATGAGTAAATTTTTTGAGAGAGACAATATTGTTAAACAACTTAAGTTTCCATGTTCTAATGGTTGGAGCCATGAAGTTGGTTTGAATCAAGAATTAGTTGGGTCAAATTCTTCAATTGTCCAAAATTAGAAGAAACTAGAATGAGACCCGCGCGATGCGCAGGACGGTAAATTAATagtagtatataataaatatttaaaattgttatgttttgttgaaataaattaaatatgtgtaaattgaagttaaatttaaaaggtattttattttaaataatttgtagTACAAAAGATTTGGATGTTGGAGTTGTATAAAGTAACATTTTTATTTGGTGGTTTGATTTTTGCATTTGTTTTAGTTGAGGGACTTAGTCATCTTATGTGGCGCTCGTCCTCCTTTCTTTTGTTGGTTGTTAGAGTTggtgttttcttctttttgtcgTAGCTAGGTTCTTGTGAAGACATGTTCTTTATGAATTGTTGATAAGTTTGATGCACTTTCTATTGTGTTATTTGGTTCCATCTTTGTATGTATGTTCTTCTTCCGAAAATGTGTCTTGAATTTATATGGTTTTCTTTCTCCTTAATCTCTTGATGTGGTGGTGCTTCAATgtcattatttttatgaaatgtCATTAGATTAAAGCAGTTGTGCCCAATAAGTTTTTTGCGTCGCCATCAAATAGTACAAAAGTTATTGTAGCACTTTGATCTAAAACATTTAATTGAATTCTGAACCTAAAATAAGTATTGGGTTAACAACTAATAATTTGATAGATGAGATTATGAAAAGTATATTGAGTTACCTTATTGTTGGATATTGTGGTGTTTGATTACATGTGCCACAAATGTagttgtttctttttttatatatgctTTCTTCTGACACTTTTTACATTTAACACAGTTCCATCCTAATTTGTCATAAATTTCGTTTATAGTTGCTAAAATTGTGAAGATCTTTTCCCTATTCCAATATTCAATTTATGTTATCATTAGGTATATATGGTATTTGAGTAAGTATGAATGTATGATGCATGTTGTGTTTTTTTCTGTCATACCTGATCATCAGATTTTCATTGCATGGCCATTAAATCTAATCGTTCTGCTCTGAGAGAATGATGCTCTATTGAGTAAGTTTGAGATGTGcagttcgaaaataaattttttgtgctaAATTTGATGTTATGTAAAGGAATAATGATAAGAGACTTATATAACGGTAAGACATAATAAATATAGGAATATGAATTCAATGTATTTGGAGGTTACAAATTTATTGGAttctattttagttttttatttgaatattttatttttttgctgatttgaaaataatagttGATTTGGCAAGAATTGCGTGGTTGATTCTAAAGTTGTGCCAAATAATAATTATTCTAAAGTTGGCAATGCAATTGACGTAGTCAATGGCCTAAACTTATGGAGTTGCGGTCAACAtaattattgtaataattatatatttagatttttttttggtgactatatTTAGATTTGTATCTATGCATAATGCATTTTATATGTACAAATATACGCAAcaaaagttaaaagttaaacatttttagtaaaaaaagaaaatagttaattagTGTTTTGAGGTAAACATGCATGCATGATGCATCTTATATACTATAAATGTATCTAATATGAAAATGTATGTCtaatatcatatattttttggtttcgttttgatacttttttaataaatttgttttttttttaaatattcttttcaaaatttatattggtaaaataaaatagaatttgtttttaataataagtaaaaattaaaatgattatttttttttaccaaatatACAGAAACTCGAACTCGCGACCAATATGGGAGACTATGCTATTTGAGGTATAACACATtggcaaaaattaaaatgattacaataaacataattataataataaaatataatttttattttttaaacttttaatttataaattaattggtgcggttataaatttattgtattgtttataacggtaagatataataaatataaaaatatgaattcAATGTATTTGGAGGTTACAAAtttattggattttattttttagttttttatttgtatattttatttttttgctgatTTGGAAATAGTAGTTGATTTGGCAAGAATTGAGTGGTTGATTCAAAATTGTGCCAAGTAAGCAATATTGCTGACATGGTATTAGTAGGAGGAAAAAAAAGTCTCAAAAATAATGTGGTACATGCTTATGtatctacttttatatattaagaatagattAAACCGGTGAGTATTAGGAAGAGACAATATTTTTAAATGGTTTAAATTTTCTATCTCCATAAGTATAGAACCTTCAATTTGATTTGTATGAAGAGAGAATTCAGTCAACTTTTtcatcaattaaaaaataaaagaaattcgactaataaataaattatctgaaaaagataatatttttagatgactcaaattatctatttttattaGTATAGGATCTCCAATTTAGTTTGAATTAAGAGAAAATTGGATTAAATTCTTTAATTGACCAAAACTAAAAAAGATAGTACCCCTCAGTGAATTGCAAGAGAAGTCAAGCATCTCAAGTTGACTTAGATTTGAGAGTGTTTTAGGCAGCTTCCCTTGGAGTTCATTGGTGGAAAGACCAAGATTGACAAGCTTAGTAAGAGTGCCTATTTCTTTTGGGATGCTTCGTCTTAGTCCTAAGCCAATAAGTTGTAGAGTAGCTAAGTTAGGAGTGGCTCAATAATAAAAGTTGAAAATCTTGTTCCTAAAATATggtttgttatatatatatatattactaaaaTTTCCATAATCTGTTCATGTTCAAATGTTTTAAAgagatatttattattattattattattattattattattattatgtttaaTTACTCTGTAGGTATAATTTCACtgaattttcaattagatccctatactttttttcttttcaattgggtccctatacgttaattttttttttcaattaagtctcgAGAATAACATTAAAGACCGTGAGAATAACATTAAAGATAACAGAATATTCTCGATAAAAAACGAATATTCTGATGATTTAGTTGTAATAACTGGTTGAACAAACAtgtatttttctaaaataccaAAACAGCCCTGCATCTTATCCCAAAGGAAAAAAAACCTAAATAATCCTCAGTTGCTTTGTGGAGATCGCGTTCACCGTGATCTTCTGCGTCGATCCATCGTCTTCATCCCTCTGTGGCGTCGTCTGCAGCAGACGCTTGGTGGTTGGTCATCCGTCGCCTCCTTCTCTCTGCGTTGATATGTTATGCGTTATTCTGTTCGGAGGTCTTCTGTGCTATTTTCCCATCCAAGCCGTCGCCGTCCCTCGCGGTGCTTCGCCTCGCCGCGCCTGACCTCCCGTCTGGCCTCTTGTCCCCGCGCTGCGCCTCTCCTCGATTTTTCTATACTCGATTTGTCACAAAATAGGTAACATATaacatttgatttttttttcagcTTTTAAAACTTgatgtaacatgtttatgctaattttaattttaaaaaaatatgacatTGGTTGAgtaccttttattgaattgatttCTAGATTGTTTTGATATAATAATTTAGGATTTACAATATGAATAGTTATGTAAAGAAAGTTTGTTAATTGGTGAATTgacatataaattaattttttgctATATTTGGGTTTGGTTGATGATGCGAAAACTGTTGTGGATACTCTGAATAAGGAAATTAAGGATGATCTTTTTATTTGGCCAGGAACCACCTTGGGTGGAAGCTGTATGAATGAAGTCTAAGGGATAATGTGGCGAAGATGGAAGCTCAGATTGACTAGGTTGGATGCAGGACTTGCGGCTGCAATGGCTTGTTCCAATTGACTTGTTGTAGTTGAAGGAAATTTTGGATTCAGATTTAGTGCCATTGAAGTTGAGGTATATACTGTTGAAcccatgcttatgtttatctatttAATGGCCCTTCTATTGTGTTATGTGGATTGATACCCTTATCTTTAGTTATATTTTCATCATCGTATAATGGAAtggtttttattttagtctATACATTATTGTTAATTAACAACTAGAATTAAGATCTTATATGAGTGTCTTGCCATGCCGGAGTGTTCTTTCACTTTCACTATGAGTGTCTTGCCAGGATCCATCCAAAGGAGGTGGAACTTGTGGATTTGATACACAGACAGAGAGTTTCATGTGCCTTTGTGAGAATGGAAATTTCACTACTCATTGCAAAGGTATCTTACAACCTCAATAATATAATTCTACCCTTTTAGTAAAGTAATGATCATAAATTGTATTTTGTATGTTATTTTATAGATTATGATGTTGCACACCACAATACGAGGGCACATGTAATTGCAGGTTGTTACTGCTAATTGAAGTGGTGTATTGATTATTGTTCATAGCAAACTTTTTCAAGTTGAAAATGAGGGTAATGTGTTGTGTCTGCAGGAACAGTAACTGACATTTGGAATTGGAGTAGGTATCTGGTACTTAAAGAAAGTGAGAGTTAAAGCATCAGTAACATATGGAGTCCAAAGTAATGAAAACAGACTCTTCTGTCTGATATATAATTCTTTCTTTAGAAAAAGTTACATTAATAAAGTCTTTATCTTGTTGTATTgtataaaatttgatttattatattttttgggATAATTTTGACttcattttatatatacttattactattatttctgtttcattttatccaatccttttttttgtatgttcttaagataaaatattttgaaagctaaaaaaaaaagagaaagtatTTCTGTtacaatttatatataaataagtaAAAGAATGAtagtgataaaataaaaatgattataggaataatttttatgttgtaGAATCATTGAATAGGGATTATAGGAATATCTTTCATTGAATATTTATAGTTTTAtcgaattttcaattaggtccctatactttttttcttttcaattaggtTCTTAAGGGTATACAAGTAATTTCAtaattcattaatatttttttgacgCTTAATATTAACAgggactaaattaaaaaaaatatgtagcgactaattaaaaagaaaaaaagtataaatacctaattaaaaattcgataaaattataaaaacctacagaataattaaaccttattattattatctactTGATCAAAGATATTGccctttttattttccatttccTTCTCGTCCTTCGGGTATTTATGTTATGTTTAAAACTTCAGATGATAAGAACAAAAGATTTCAAAGTTAACTGCACCATGAAGTTTGGGTGTTTACTCTTTGAAATTACTCAAAAAAGGACTTCATCAACTTTAAAATATAGTTAATAAGAATTTAGGACTAAGCCTTGGCAAATATTTACGAAACATGCAAGATTCAGATCATTTCTACTTCTCTTAGGAAATACTTACGCtacttaaaaatttattaacatACATGTATTTGGAGGCTGATAGTTAAATATCCAATTTTATCTCAATTTCTAATATATATCATTTTCTTTCATTAAGATGCAAATTAAGATGGAGAAAAACATGTTCagattataacaaaaaaaattattcgtTAAGTGATATTTATTCACAATATAGGTAAATAGAACTAATCATTTGTTTATAATGATATTTACACACTTATTTGAATATTTAGAGATCAATTTATTATGTCAATTGTAGGTATACATATGGTGAATCCAATGAATGGGAcaacataattgataatgtatgaaaagtaaatgtaaaaatacatataaataaCTAAAGGTGAATtctatgatatttttgtagactTTGATATGGTGTTTAAATTgcttaatttatattttaaagtaaaaaataaaatatttaaaataaaaaataaattatttaatttttattaaatattatctatttattttttttagtatcgTAGGCATAATATTAAAGACAGTCTAGCATTCACCATAATTAAATGTGTGTTCAGGTTCTTGTTTGTCAAACTGGAGTCTGAATGGGagtgattttataaaattgattttatacATAAGTAAGTTTATGTTAATATGATTTATGTTTgataattttatactaaaattgatttcgataaaataaatattgttggataatattagttaaaatcactCTTAAATAGATAATTACTAAAGATGACGTGACATTAAATTGTAATGTTATTTTCTTAtgtatgtttaatttttttgatacttttttctgatatattttttatatagtatatttttagtactcttagtattcttttttaatatactatacttttttttactattattattattattatttatagttaattttttatttaatttattttttctaatgtgattaataaatcatattataaaaagataataataaatataatacacaaaaatcacaattataaaagtatataatgtcaaacaaaaaattatcaaaaaataaaaat includes:
- the LOC130963434 gene encoding MDIS1-interacting receptor like kinase 2-like — its product is MPLCPTKKVTSSNKAKHTIVIALSIIGFILLLFLATLCFTKHVAKTKVERVSTKNGDLFSIWNYDGKIAFEDIIDATQDFDIRYCIRTGAYGSVYQANLPSGRTVALKKLRQKESQNPSFDKSFLNEFMMLSRIQHRNIVKLYGYCLQNRACLHSECDRKMRRL